A single genomic interval of Halomonas denitrificans harbors:
- a CDS encoding leucyl aminopeptidase, protein MTSNRIQFSSTDADAVTLETDALVIGLFAKQALPGWATPIDDATGGLLERLRKAEELPPVPGRSLVLHEPAGLGAKRLVVIGLGKHDKWSESGFAAVARAAGQALRSTHARSAHCLLPWVEVDGRDAAWKSQQVALGLDNGDYIYTQTRKPKPEDAPPTERVSLPEADGVTDALERADAINAGVRTARHLGDLPPNICTPAYLAEHAESLADEIDGLEVEVLDEHRMTELGMHALMAVGKGSANRPRLIRLRWRGGEGKPYALVGKGVTFDTGGISIKPRDLMEQMKFDMCGAATTIGALEAVARMKLPLNVDGVVAAVENMPDGAAYRPGDVITTMSGQTVEVHNTDAEGRMILADALTWTARNSEPVAMVDIATLTGACVVALGHHASGIMTQDDELAEELLAAGIEAADRGWRLPLWDEYQKQIETPFADMKNVGGMPAGSITAGCFLSRFTEGTRWAHIDIAGSAWQWGKPESATGRPVGLLTRWLMDRAG, encoded by the coding sequence ATGACTTCCAATCGTATCCAGTTTTCGTCGACCGACGCCGACGCCGTCACCCTCGAGACCGACGCGCTCGTCATCGGCCTGTTCGCGAAGCAGGCGCTCCCGGGCTGGGCCACGCCGATCGACGACGCGACCGGCGGACTGCTCGAACGGCTGCGCAAGGCCGAGGAACTGCCGCCGGTGCCAGGCCGGAGCCTGGTGCTGCACGAACCGGCCGGACTGGGCGCGAAGCGTCTGGTCGTGATCGGCCTCGGCAAGCACGACAAGTGGAGCGAGAGCGGTTTCGCAGCGGTTGCCCGGGCCGCCGGGCAAGCCCTGCGCAGCACGCACGCCCGGAGTGCGCATTGCCTGCTTCCGTGGGTCGAGGTGGACGGCCGCGATGCGGCGTGGAAAAGCCAGCAGGTCGCGCTGGGTCTCGACAACGGCGACTACATCTATACCCAGACCCGCAAGCCGAAGCCCGAGGACGCGCCACCGACCGAACGCGTCTCGCTGCCCGAAGCCGACGGTGTCACCGACGCGCTCGAGCGCGCCGACGCGATCAATGCCGGCGTCCGGACGGCGCGCCACCTCGGCGACCTGCCGCCGAACATCTGCACACCCGCCTATCTCGCCGAGCACGCCGAATCGCTGGCCGACGAGATCGACGGACTCGAGGTCGAGGTGCTCGACGAGCACCGCATGACCGAGCTCGGCATGCACGCCCTGATGGCCGTGGGCAAGGGCAGCGCCAATCGTCCGCGCCTGATCCGGTTGCGCTGGCGTGGCGGCGAGGGCAAGCCCTACGCCCTGGTCGGCAAGGGGGTGACCTTCGACACGGGCGGCATCTCGATCAAGCCGCGCGACCTGATGGAGCAGATGAAGTTCGACATGTGCGGCGCGGCGACCACCATCGGCGCGCTGGAAGCGGTCGCCCGCATGAAGCTGCCGCTGAACGTCGACGGCGTGGTCGCGGCGGTGGAGAACATGCCCGACGGCGCGGCCTACCGGCCGGGCGACGTGATCACCACGATGTCGGGGCAGACCGTCGAGGTCCACAACACGGACGCGGAAGGTCGGATGATCCTGGCCGATGCCCTGACCTGGACGGCGCGGAACAGCGAACCGGTCGCGATGGTCGACATCGCCACCCTGACCGGTGCCTGCGTGGTCGCGCTGGGCCATCACGCCAGCGGCATCATGACCCAGGACGACGAGCTGGCCGAAGAATTGCTGGCGGCCGGCATCGAGGCGGCCGACCGCGGCTGGCGACTTCCGCTGTGGGACGAATACCAGAAGCAGATCGAGACGCCGTTCGCCGACATGAAGAACGTCGGCGGCATGCCGGCCGGGTCGATCACGGCCGGCTGCTTCCTGTCGCGCTTCACCGAGGGAACGCGCTGGGCCCATATCGACATCGCCGGTTCGGCCTGGCAGTGGGGCAAACCGGAATCGGCGACCGGCCGGCCGGTCGGCCTGCTGACCCGCTGGTTGATGGACCGCGCCGGCTGA
- a CDS encoding RDD family protein, translating to MNPADHRPCSLTRRFAAIGYDGLILVGLWMIGAALVVIPSGGAVDSGQPLFQLYLLALAYAYLAGSWRIAGRTVGMGAWRIQLVSVDGTHGPSPTLGQLTTRFLVSLASLAVLGAGFWSALLRADGATWHDRASRTRLHVVD from the coding sequence ATGAACCCCGCTGACCATCGCCCCTGCTCGTTGACGAGACGCTTCGCCGCGATCGGCTACGACGGCCTGATCCTGGTCGGCCTGTGGATGATCGGTGCGGCATTGGTCGTGATTCCCAGCGGCGGTGCCGTCGATTCGGGCCAGCCGTTGTTCCAGCTCTATCTGCTCGCACTGGCCTATGCCTACCTGGCCGGCAGCTGGCGTATCGCCGGTCGCACCGTCGGCATGGGCGCGTGGCGGATCCAGCTGGTCTCGGTCGACGGCACGCACGGGCCGTCACCGACGCTCGGCCAGTTGACGACGCGATTCCTGGTCTCGCTGGCGTCGCTGGCGGTGCTGGGCGCCGGCTTCTGGTCCGCCCTGCTGCGCGCCGACGGCGCAACCTGGCACGACCGCGCCAGCCGGACACGGCTGCACGTCGTCGACTGA
- a CDS encoding serine/threonine-protein kinase, with product MALTEDDWSQVTDWFDRLAELDPAARRDTLAGQELAPDVREWLDRLLAAHDTPEPLLVDRTIDAVAAELARGDGPPPPRDWTGQRIDAWRIVGEIERGGMATVVLAERDDGRYERRVALKVLHAAVDGPAHRSSLEREIRLLAGLSHHGIVHLIDGGLSEQGWPYIAMEYVEGEPIDAWCDRTEASLEVRVELLRQVAEAVAYAHSRLVVHADLKPGNVLVDGRGRARLVDFGIGRLLDSDARSPRPTFLRCSPAWASPEQLAGEAAGVASDVHGLGLLMVRLLTGRNPRTGGEVTRLLAGLAPPREIAPLSAGPEVPYPSARLRGDLEAICARATAVDPARRYRSAEALERDLAAWQHDRPVDARNGGTGYRIGRWLARNRLAAAASGLALAAILAGSGVATWQAVRAQAEAVRASAEAARAETIKEFLLTMFTAADPWLAGGAELDLRDVLAQGSRQLETDESLDPGTRVELLTTLGDVEVALGWHEQADAMFERASRLLDRHPDLPDVQRARLGLERAVLASIQGDYQAQEAALGRVLGLLPEARDADAIRLHARTWGLYASLYARQNRAADAERAFERLEALLAAADDPMTDLRINLLSSRAVLAYNRGDMDSAYRAMQAERELQLAHFGGGDPKMVRTLSNLAAVAAQLGRLDEALAHDQEAVRLARDVYPEDHPSVARALYALGDTLRQHGRFDDALGYLDEARAIQHAADLPTERALTDLVRARTLLALGRGRPAADIARDAREILEEAWGPTERSVIQALEFELLGHALAGDASGREATEDVARAKLARLEPPARWQTVAQMLRWRIARGRLESGDPDGALALLAEAAEAPDDVAVHPSVTLRLSALGLMLDGPPGGGTGSVRTDPTMTDRLLSALDEPAANDDARAFALCAVARVHPEPADPHRIDALAQLAALRESSTLSFEGRRDAECPALQSEPGPSKPSANTPASSS from the coding sequence ATGGCGCTGACTGAAGACGACTGGTCGCAGGTCACCGACTGGTTCGATCGCCTGGCCGAACTCGACCCGGCCGCCCGCCGGGACACGCTGGCCGGGCAGGAGCTGGCGCCCGACGTGCGCGAGTGGCTGGACCGCCTGCTCGCCGCGCACGATACGCCCGAACCCCTGCTGGTCGACCGCACGATCGACGCGGTTGCAGCCGAACTGGCGCGGGGCGACGGGCCCCCACCGCCGAGGGACTGGACCGGCCAGCGAATCGATGCCTGGCGGATCGTCGGGGAGATCGAGCGCGGCGGCATGGCCACGGTGGTGCTGGCCGAACGCGACGACGGTCGGTACGAGCGTCGGGTCGCGCTCAAGGTGCTGCATGCCGCCGTCGACGGGCCGGCCCATCGCAGCAGCCTGGAACGCGAGATCCGGCTTCTGGCCGGGCTGTCCCACCACGGCATCGTCCACCTGATCGACGGCGGGCTCAGCGAACAGGGCTGGCCCTACATCGCGATGGAGTACGTCGAAGGCGAGCCCATCGATGCCTGGTGCGACCGAACCGAAGCCAGTCTGGAAGTGCGGGTCGAGCTGCTGCGCCAGGTCGCCGAGGCGGTGGCCTACGCCCATTCGAGACTGGTCGTCCACGCAGACCTCAAGCCGGGCAACGTGCTGGTCGACGGCCGTGGGCGCGCTCGCCTGGTCGACTTCGGCATCGGGCGGCTGCTCGACTCGGACGCGCGCTCGCCGCGCCCGACGTTCCTGCGCTGTTCACCGGCCTGGGCGTCACCGGAGCAGCTCGCCGGCGAGGCGGCGGGCGTGGCCAGCGACGTGCACGGCCTCGGTCTCCTGATGGTTCGCCTGCTGACCGGGCGCAACCCGCGCACCGGCGGAGAAGTGACGCGGCTGCTGGCCGGACTGGCACCGCCGCGGGAAATCGCCCCCCTGTCGGCAGGGCCCGAGGTGCCCTATCCGTCCGCTCGCCTGCGCGGCGATCTCGAGGCGATCTGCGCCCGTGCCACCGCCGTCGACCCCGCACGGCGGTACCGGTCCGCCGAAGCCCTCGAACGCGACCTGGCGGCGTGGCAGCACGACCGCCCGGTCGACGCAAGAAACGGCGGAACCGGCTACCGGATCGGCCGCTGGCTGGCGCGCAACCGGCTGGCCGCGGCAGCCAGCGGCCTCGCGCTGGCCGCGATCCTCGCCGGATCGGGGGTGGCCACGTGGCAGGCGGTCCGGGCGCAGGCCGAGGCAGTCCGAGCGTCGGCCGAAGCGGCCCGTGCCGAGACCATCAAGGAGTTCCTGCTGACGATGTTCACCGCCGCCGACCCCTGGCTGGCCGGCGGCGCGGAGCTCGACCTCCGCGACGTGCTCGCCCAGGGAAGCCGACAGCTCGAGACCGACGAGTCGCTCGATCCCGGAACGCGGGTCGAACTGCTGACGACCCTCGGCGACGTCGAAGTCGCTCTGGGCTGGCACGAGCAGGCCGATGCCATGTTCGAGCGGGCGTCCCGGCTGCTCGACCGCCATCCCGATCTTCCCGATGTCCAGCGTGCCCGTCTGGGGTTGGAGCGCGCCGTTCTGGCCAGTATCCAGGGCGATTATCAAGCTCAGGAGGCCGCGCTGGGACGCGTGCTGGGCCTGCTGCCCGAGGCCCGCGACGCCGACGCGATCCGGCTGCACGCCCGGACCTGGGGTCTGTATGCGTCGCTCTACGCGCGTCAGAATCGAGCCGCGGACGCGGAGCGGGCGTTCGAACGTCTCGAGGCCCTGCTGGCCGCCGCCGACGATCCGATGACGGATCTCCGGATCAACCTGTTGTCGAGCCGCGCCGTACTTGCCTACAACCGCGGCGACATGGATTCCGCCTACCGGGCCATGCAGGCCGAGCGCGAACTGCAGCTGGCGCACTTCGGCGGTGGCGACCCGAAGATGGTCCGCACCCTGTCCAACCTGGCAGCCGTCGCCGCGCAGCTCGGTCGGCTCGACGAGGCCCTTGCTCACGATCAGGAGGCCGTGCGCCTGGCCCGTGACGTGTACCCGGAAGATCATCCCTCGGTGGCCCGCGCCCTCTATGCCCTGGGCGACACCTTGCGCCAGCACGGCCGCTTCGACGACGCGCTCGGCTACCTGGACGAAGCGCGTGCGATCCAGCACGCCGCCGACCTTCCGACCGAACGCGCCCTGACCGACCTGGTCCGGGCCCGTACCCTGCTTGCTCTGGGCCGCGGCCGCCCGGCCGCGGACATCGCGCGGGACGCTCGAGAGATTCTCGAGGAAGCGTGGGGACCGACCGAGCGATCGGTGATCCAGGCCCTGGAGTTCGAACTGCTCGGCCACGCGCTGGCCGGTGATGCGTCGGGACGGGAAGCGACCGAGGACGTCGCTCGGGCGAAGCTGGCCCGGCTCGAGCCCCCCGCACGCTGGCAGACGGTTGCCCAGATGCTGCGCTGGCGGATCGCGCGCGGCCGCCTCGAGAGCGGCGACCCGGACGGCGCCCTGGCACTGCTGGCCGAGGCCGCCGAGGCGCCGGATGATGTGGCCGTGCACCCCTCGGTCACGCTTCGCCTCTCTGCCCTCGGCCTGATGCTCGACGGGCCGCCGGGCGGAGGGACCGGGAGCGTGCGGACCGACCCCACGATGACCGATCGCCTGCTGTCCGCGCTCGACGAGCCTGCAGCCAACGACGATGCCCGAGCGTTCGCGTTGTGCGCGGTCGCTCGAGTGCATCCGGAACCCGCCGACCCGCACCGGATCGACGCGCTGGCGCAGCTGGCCGCCCTGCGCGAATCATCCACCTTGTCCTTCGAGGGCCGCCGCGACGCGGAGTGCCCTGCCCTTCAGAGCGAACCCGGCCCCTCGAAGCCGTCGGCAAACACGCCGGCATCGTCGTCGTAG
- the lptF gene encoding LPS export ABC transporter permease LptF: protein MASLAPGSTLPVGSSPTLSRYLLRMSAGAALATLAVLLGVTLALFLAELLGQVADGEAASRTVFVLLALRVPEALQLVGPLALMLGLLMTLAQSAAGGELGVMRASGLPPGRLLTPLVVLTALWAALLLLVAGWAAPWTAREAARLDQRLAEEILLSGIRPGQFQTLGGGALNVFVETADPRTAALTGVFIHRAGEDRIEVIRAARGELTVDERSGVRLLSLFDGVHLTHPSSGSGLPLRRIEFARNQFEVPLPTRQRDDDPIRQRSTIDLLDDALVARDDEARRELHWRLAPPVAALLLALLVLPVAVSPPRGGRSGVVVPALVVYLVYTNALNLVLGRADLDPAVAWAVHGSVGVVAIAAALWWRSRW from the coding sequence ATGGCCTCCTTGGCGCCCGGTTCGACGCTCCCGGTCGGCTCGTCACCGACGCTGTCGCGCTACCTGCTGCGGATGAGTGCCGGCGCGGCCCTGGCGACCCTTGCGGTCCTGCTCGGGGTGACGCTGGCGCTGTTCCTGGCCGAACTGCTCGGCCAGGTGGCCGACGGCGAGGCGGCTTCACGCACGGTCTTCGTCCTGCTGGCGCTGCGTGTCCCGGAGGCGCTGCAGCTGGTCGGTCCCCTGGCGCTGATGCTGGGTCTGCTGATGACGCTGGCCCAATCGGCCGCCGGCGGTGAGCTTGGCGTGATGAGGGCCTCCGGTCTGCCGCCCGGCCGCTTGCTGACGCCATTGGTTGTCCTGACCGCGCTGTGGGCGGCGTTGCTGCTTCTCGTCGCCGGGTGGGCGGCGCCGTGGACCGCGCGCGAAGCGGCCCGGCTGGACCAGCGGCTGGCCGAAGAAATCCTGCTGTCCGGAATTCGGCCGGGCCAGTTCCAGACCCTGGGCGGCGGGGCGCTGAACGTGTTCGTCGAAACCGCCGATCCGCGCACCGCCGCACTGACCGGCGTCTTCATCCATCGCGCCGGCGAGGACCGGATCGAGGTCATTCGCGCCGCCCGTGGCGAGCTGACCGTCGACGAGCGAAGCGGCGTTCGGCTGCTGTCCCTGTTCGACGGAGTGCACCTGACCCATCCGTCCTCCGGCAGCGGGCTCCCGCTGCGCCGCATCGAGTTCGCCCGGAACCAGTTCGAAGTGCCGCTGCCGACGCGCCAGCGCGACGACGACCCGATCCGACAGCGATCGACGATCGATCTGCTCGATGATGCGCTCGTCGCACGCGACGACGAGGCCAGGCGTGAATTGCACTGGCGGCTGGCGCCCCCGGTTGCGGCGCTGCTGCTCGCGCTCCTGGTGCTGCCCGTGGCCGTTTCGCCGCCGCGCGGCGGCCGTTCCGGGGTCGTGGTGCCGGCACTGGTGGTCTATCTGGTCTACACCAACGCGCTGAACCTGGTCCTGGGCCGTGCCGACCTGGATCCGGCCGTCGCCTGGGCGGTGCATGGTTCGGTCGGCGTGGTCGCGATCGCTGCGGCGTTGTGGTGGAGGTCCAGGTGGTAG
- the lptG gene encoding LPS export ABC transporter permease LptG: MVAAPPAPRLTRYLLTATLGGVLSVSALLVGLYAGIDVVREAGDLQQDYGVPEMLVFIARTLPTRVYDIFPFAALIGVLVGLGRLASGRELVAMRAAGFDRGGIASRVVAGALLATLAVVAMAELAVPGLETEARVAREQARSGSVGAASGEGLWLRDGPRMVRVGLVTWGPDDTVDLTDLDIYAFHPEGDGGQLIRARSARHDGGRWQLRRVLRVGLTDGAMERLDHLALDSRLDPDVFDALATRPRLLPMADILRIEDYLDRNGLDTRTYREAFWRRALYPANLLAMILVGLPLLFRPGRSASTATHVFAGVALGVGFVVVQRISLGLAPVLPLPLGLTHALPALLFGAVGIVILRRG; this comes from the coding sequence GTGGTAGCCGCGCCGCCGGCGCCCCGGCTGACTCGCTACCTGCTCACCGCCACGCTGGGTGGCGTGCTCTCGGTCAGCGCTCTGCTCGTCGGGTTGTACGCCGGGATCGACGTGGTCCGCGAAGCCGGCGATCTTCAGCAGGACTACGGCGTGCCCGAGATGCTGGTGTTCATCGCCCGGACCCTGCCGACCCGGGTCTACGACATCTTCCCCTTCGCCGCACTGATCGGGGTCCTGGTCGGGCTGGGCCGGCTGGCGTCGGGCCGGGAACTCGTGGCGATGCGCGCGGCGGGCTTCGATCGCGGCGGCATCGCATCGCGTGTCGTCGCCGGGGCGCTGCTGGCCACGCTGGCCGTGGTCGCGATGGCCGAGCTGGCCGTGCCGGGGCTGGAGACCGAAGCCAGGGTCGCTCGCGAACAGGCCCGCAGCGGAAGCGTCGGTGCGGCGTCCGGCGAAGGCCTCTGGTTGCGTGACGGGCCGCGCATGGTCCGCGTGGGCCTGGTGACCTGGGGGCCGGACGATACGGTGGACCTGACCGACCTGGATATCTACGCCTTCCACCCGGAAGGCGACGGTGGCCAATTGATCCGCGCCCGATCGGCGCGCCACGACGGTGGCCGGTGGCAGCTGCGGCGGGTCCTACGGGTTGGACTCACCGACGGGGCCATGGAACGCCTCGACCACCTCGCGCTGGACTCGCGCCTCGACCCCGACGTGTTCGATGCCCTCGCCACCCGACCGCGCCTTCTGCCGATGGCCGACATCCTGCGCATCGAGGACTACCTCGATCGCAACGGGCTGGACACGCGGACCTACCGGGAAGCGTTCTGGCGACGCGCGCTGTACCCGGCCAACCTGCTGGCGATGATCCTGGTCGGCTTGCCGCTGCTGTTCCGTCCCGGCCGGAGCGCATCGACGGCAACGCACGTGTTCGCCGGCGTCGCGCTCGGCGTCGGCTTCGTCGTCGTACAGCGAATCAGCCTGGGCCTGGCACCCGTGCTGCCGCTCCCGCTGGGACTGACCCACGCGCTGCCGGCGCTGTTGTTCGGTGCGGTCGGCATCGTCATCCTTCGTCGGGGCTGA
- a CDS encoding DNA polymerase III subunit chi, whose product MRVDFYELSGRFQDPLDVAAVLVGKAWPALNDIAVVGPRRALAELDERLWQKPRGRFLPHGLDDPQAPIRLVEQAPERAALLINLDPAAPLPKGRYERVLELVPADEDARPRLRRRWKDWQRAGADLHHHVLK is encoded by the coding sequence ATGCGCGTCGATTTCTACGAGCTGTCCGGCCGCTTCCAGGATCCGCTGGACGTGGCCGCGGTGCTGGTCGGCAAGGCCTGGCCCGCGCTGAATGACATCGCCGTCGTCGGCCCGCGCAGGGCCCTGGCGGAACTCGACGAGCGGCTGTGGCAGAAGCCGCGCGGACGCTTCCTGCCGCACGGCCTCGACGATCCGCAGGCGCCGATCCGGCTGGTCGAACAGGCGCCCGAACGCGCCGCGCTGCTGATCAACCTGGATCCGGCAGCTCCCCTGCCTAAGGGCCGGTACGAGCGTGTGCTCGAACTGGTCCCCGCCGACGAGGACGCCCGACCACGCCTGCGCCGGCGCTGGAAGGACTGGCAGCGTGCAGGTGCCGATCTGCACCACCACGTGCTGAAGTAG
- a CDS encoding valine--tRNA ligase, whose product MDKTYDPDRIESRWYPTWEDAGCFRPSGEGAPYTILLPPPNVTGTLHMGHAFQHTLMDCLIRVHRMKGFDTLWQVGVDHAGIATEMVVTRQIEAEGGKRDDYSRQQFIDRVWQWKQESGSTITGQMRRLGASADWSRERFTMDDDLSEAVIETFVRLHDEGLIYRGPRLVNWDPVLKTAISDLEVVNSDEQGKLWSIRYPRTDGQGDVIVATTRPETMLGDVCVAVHPDDERYTDLVGKTVRLPLTEREIPVVADDYVDPEFGTGCVKITPAHDFNDWDVGARHDFEPINIFTPEARINDHAPEVYRGLDRFDARKRIVDDLRTRGLLVEEKPHAMVVPRGDRSGQVIEPYLTDQWFVKMDSLGKLGLDTVERGDVEFVPGNWINTYRHWMENLQDWCISRQLWWGHRIPAWHDEHGNVYVGRSEAEVREKHGIADGVALSQDPDVLETWFSSALWAHSTLGWPDAERMASEGYDRYLPSSVLVTGFDIIFFWVARMIMMTGHFTGKVPFEQVYITGLIRDRDGQKMSKSKGNVLDPIDLIDGIGLDDLVAKRTAALMQPQMKKAIEKHTREEFPDGIPAFGADALRFTFAALAGHGRDIKFDLSRCEGYRNFLNKLWNASRFVFMNIGDDALPDAPADDVISRWIRSSLARTIEQVDRALDDYRFDLTAQALYEFTWHQFCDWYLELAKPALADDADPATAAGTRRTLAEVLDALLRLLHPFVPFVTEEIWQKLRGPLAIDEAFLAGAAWPSAGAVDEAAEADAEWLKQAVGAVRSARTELGLAAGKPMPLLVQNATDADLDRIERFDGLIRRLARLETIDAVSDDRDTADCAVQLAGEMRLLIPLAGLVDMGEEIARLEKQLERERKGLQVAEKKLANERFVGNAPAEVVDKERQRLADHGQKVAELEAQIEKLRALA is encoded by the coding sequence ATGGACAAGACCTACGACCCCGACAGAATCGAATCCCGCTGGTACCCGACCTGGGAAGACGCCGGCTGCTTCCGGCCGTCCGGCGAAGGCGCGCCGTACACCATCCTGCTGCCGCCGCCGAACGTCACCGGCACCCTGCACATGGGGCACGCCTTCCAGCACACGCTGATGGACTGCCTGATCCGCGTCCATCGCATGAAGGGCTTCGACACGCTCTGGCAGGTCGGCGTCGATCATGCCGGCATCGCCACGGAGATGGTGGTGACCCGCCAGATCGAGGCCGAGGGCGGCAAGCGCGACGACTACAGCCGCCAGCAGTTCATCGACCGGGTCTGGCAGTGGAAGCAGGAATCGGGTTCGACGATTACCGGCCAGATGCGTCGGCTCGGCGCCTCGGCCGACTGGTCGCGAGAACGTTTCACGATGGACGACGACCTGTCCGAAGCGGTCATCGAGACCTTCGTCCGGCTGCACGACGAGGGTCTGATCTACCGGGGGCCGCGACTCGTCAACTGGGACCCGGTGCTGAAGACCGCGATCTCGGATCTCGAGGTGGTCAACAGCGACGAGCAGGGCAAGCTGTGGTCCATCCGCTACCCGCGGACCGACGGCCAGGGCGACGTGATCGTGGCGACGACGCGCCCGGAAACCATGCTCGGCGACGTCTGCGTCGCGGTCCACCCCGACGACGAGCGCTACACGGACCTGGTCGGCAAGACCGTCAGACTGCCGCTGACCGAGCGCGAGATTCCGGTGGTGGCCGACGACTACGTCGACCCGGAGTTCGGTACCGGTTGCGTCAAGATCACGCCGGCCCACGATTTCAACGACTGGGACGTCGGCGCGCGTCACGACTTCGAGCCGATCAACATCTTCACCCCGGAGGCCCGGATCAACGACCACGCGCCGGAGGTCTATCGGGGGCTCGATCGCTTCGACGCACGCAAGCGCATCGTCGATGATCTCAGGACCCGCGGCTTGCTGGTCGAGGAGAAGCCGCACGCCATGGTCGTCCCACGCGGTGATCGATCCGGGCAGGTCATCGAGCCCTACCTGACCGACCAGTGGTTCGTGAAGATGGACTCGCTCGGCAAGCTCGGCCTGGACACGGTCGAACGCGGCGACGTCGAGTTCGTGCCCGGCAACTGGATCAACACCTATCGCCACTGGATGGAGAACCTCCAGGACTGGTGCATCTCGCGGCAGTTGTGGTGGGGCCACCGCATTCCGGCCTGGCACGACGAGCACGGCAACGTCTACGTCGGTCGCAGCGAAGCGGAGGTGCGCGAGAAGCACGGTATCGCCGACGGCGTGGCGCTGTCCCAGGACCCGGACGTGCTCGAGACCTGGTTCTCGTCGGCGCTGTGGGCGCACTCGACGCTGGGCTGGCCGGACGCGGAACGGATGGCGTCCGAGGGCTACGACCGCTACCTGCCGAGCTCGGTGCTGGTCACCGGCTTCGACATCATCTTCTTCTGGGTGGCCCGGATGATCATGATGACCGGTCACTTCACCGGCAAGGTGCCGTTCGAGCAGGTCTACATCACCGGGCTGATCCGCGACCGCGACGGCCAGAAGATGTCGAAGTCGAAGGGCAACGTACTCGATCCCATCGACCTGATCGACGGCATCGGTCTCGACGACCTGGTCGCCAAGCGCACCGCCGCGCTGATGCAGCCGCAGATGAAGAAGGCGATCGAGAAGCACACGCGCGAGGAATTCCCGGACGGCATTCCCGCCTTCGGCGCCGATGCGCTGCGTTTCACCTTCGCCGCGCTGGCCGGCCACGGCCGCGACATCAAGTTCGACCTGTCGCGCTGCGAGGGGTACCGCAACTTCCTCAACAAGCTCTGGAACGCCTCGCGCTTCGTTTTCATGAACATCGGCGACGACGCCCTGCCCGACGCACCTGCCGACGACGTGATCTCGCGCTGGATCCGCTCCAGCCTGGCGCGCACGATCGAACAGGTCGATCGCGCTCTCGACGATTACCGCTTCGATCTCACCGCCCAGGCGCTCTACGAATTCACCTGGCACCAGTTCTGCGACTGGTACCTGGAACTGGCCAAGCCGGCGCTGGCCGACGATGCCGACCCGGCGACCGCCGCCGGCACGCGGCGGACGCTGGCCGAGGTGCTCGACGCCCTGCTCCGCCTGCTCCACCCCTTCGTGCCGTTCGTTACCGAGGAGATCTGGCAGAAGCTGCGCGGGCCGCTCGCCATCGACGAGGCGTTTCTCGCCGGCGCGGCCTGGCCCTCGGCGGGCGCCGTGGACGAAGCCGCCGAGGCCGACGCCGAGTGGCTCAAGCAGGCGGTCGGTGCGGTTCGCTCGGCGCGCACCGAGCTGGGCCTGGCGGCCGGCAAGCCGATGCCGCTGCTGGTCCAGAACGCGACCGACGCGGACCTCGACCGGATCGAGCGGTTCGACGGCCTGATCCGCAGGCTCGCGCGGCTGGAGACGATCGATGCGGTGAGCGACGATCGCGATACCGCCGACTGCGCCGTGCAGCTGGCCGGCGAGATGCGCCTGCTCATCCCACTGGCGGGCCTGGTCGACATGGGCGAAGAGATCGCACGTCTGGAAAAGCAGCTCGAGCGGGAGAGGAAGGGCCTGCAGGTCGCCGAGAAGAAGCTGGCCAACGAACGCTTTGTCGGCAACGCGCCGGCCGAGGTCGTCGACAAGGAGCGCCAGCGCCTCGCCGATCATGGCCAGAAGGTGGCCGAACTCGAAGCCCAGATCGAGAAACTCCGGGCGCTCGCCTGA
- a CDS encoding sigma-70 family RNA polymerase sigma factor gives MSERQSGRPSDTARDSDPPAGAGRHPSAIELETVYEALRSIARRERGRNPSRTLNTTVLVHEAWLKLGGDRAWNDTRQCLGTYAMAIRQVLVDYIRNRTAAKRTPDPDFEHFHLEQLGTRTAEELLEIDRALDRLESLDPRLARLVELRFFAGLSVPEAAASLGVSERTATRDWQRARAFLQAVRDDGRPGHGAD, from the coding sequence ATGAGCGAGAGACAAAGCGGCAGACCTTCGGACACGGCACGCGACAGCGACCCGCCCGCCGGCGCCGGGCGGCATCCGTCCGCGATCGAGCTCGAGACCGTCTACGAGGCGTTGCGCTCGATCGCCCGGCGCGAACGCGGTCGCAACCCCAGCCGCACCCTGAACACCACGGTCCTGGTCCACGAGGCGTGGCTCAAGCTCGGCGGCGACCGCGCCTGGAACGACACCCGCCAGTGCCTGGGCACCTACGCCATGGCCATCCGCCAGGTCCTCGTCGACTACATCCGGAACCGGACGGCGGCGAAGCGCACGCCGGACCCGGACTTCGAACACTTCCATCTCGAGCAACTCGGCACTCGAACCGCCGAGGAACTGCTGGAGATCGATCGCGCTCTCGACCGCCTCGAATCGCTGGACCCGCGACTGGCCCGGCTGGTCGAGCTGCGTTTCTTCGCCGGGCTGAGCGTGCCGGAGGCCGCGGCGAGTCTGGGCGTTTCCGAGCGCACGGCCACGCGGGACTGGCAGCGTGCACGGGCCTTCCTGCAGGCCGTGCGCGACGACGGGAGGCCCGGCCATGGCGCTGACTGA